A portion of the Candidatus Binataceae bacterium genome contains these proteins:
- a CDS encoding tetratricopeptide repeat protein, giving the protein MIRKACLALMAVIVVIAGLALAQSSSPQDKDAAREAGSMPLYKGLGRVHHPVTTSSPLAQKYFDQGLAFAYGFNHQEAEHSFEQAARVDPHMAMAYWGSALVLGPNYNLPQGENTAKKVRAALESARKAESGATAEERDLIDALSRRYGSDGVGSPAADQAYANAMRAVAHRYPDDLDVQTLFAESLMDLHPWQLWSRDGKPGPDTLEIVTTLEMVLKKDPDHIGANHYYIHAVEASADPARGTPSAERLGALAPAAGHLVHMPAHIYIRTGRFHDAAQANVRAIKADQDFFAASNETGVYPLVYYTHNIHFLCYSQMTEGRGREALLSARLLETKVPLDAVREMPMAEFLVPMPYFTEARFGMWDAILKEPAPPKDLPFTTAMWHYARGLAFSARHEFDKAAQEQKELDAAVAALPPERPIGTSNRAKAVAQVATAALEGEIAIAKGNPAEAIAQLTDAVRRQDALIYEEPPIWYYPVRESLGAELMAVGRTQEAETVYREDLRINPGNPRSLWGLERCLRAEGKTKEAAKVAKQFRKAWRYADSDPAPPKQVATRSRG; this is encoded by the coding sequence ATGATACGCAAGGCCTGCTTGGCGCTGATGGCCGTGATCGTTGTTATCGCTGGTCTCGCGCTGGCCCAAAGCTCATCGCCGCAAGACAAGGACGCCGCTCGGGAAGCGGGCTCGATGCCGCTGTACAAGGGGCTCGGCCGCGTGCATCACCCGGTCACTACTTCCTCGCCGCTTGCCCAGAAATACTTCGACCAGGGGCTCGCGTTCGCCTACGGCTTCAACCATCAGGAGGCCGAGCACTCCTTCGAGCAGGCGGCGCGGGTGGATCCGCACATGGCGATGGCCTATTGGGGGAGCGCGCTGGTGCTGGGGCCCAATTACAACCTGCCGCAGGGTGAGAACACGGCGAAAAAGGTGCGCGCCGCGCTCGAAAGCGCGCGCAAGGCGGAAAGCGGCGCCACTGCCGAGGAACGCGACCTGATCGACGCGCTCTCACGCCGCTACGGCAGCGACGGCGTCGGCAGTCCGGCGGCCGATCAGGCCTACGCCAACGCGATGCGCGCGGTGGCGCATCGCTACCCCGACGATCTTGACGTGCAGACGCTGTTCGCCGAATCGCTGATGGACCTTCATCCGTGGCAGCTCTGGAGCCGCGATGGCAAGCCCGGCCCCGACACGCTCGAGATCGTCACGACGCTGGAGATGGTCCTGAAGAAGGATCCCGATCACATCGGCGCCAACCACTACTACATCCATGCGGTCGAGGCGTCGGCCGACCCCGCGCGTGGCACGCCGAGCGCCGAGCGCTTGGGCGCGCTGGCGCCGGCGGCGGGCCACCTGGTGCATATGCCGGCGCATATTTACATCCGCACGGGCCGCTTCCACGACGCCGCCCAAGCCAACGTCCGCGCGATCAAGGCCGACCAGGATTTCTTCGCCGCAAGCAATGAAACCGGCGTCTATCCGCTCGTTTACTACACGCACAACATCCATTTTCTCTGCTACTCGCAGATGACCGAGGGGCGCGGGCGCGAAGCACTTCTAAGCGCGCGCCTGCTCGAAACCAAGGTGCCGCTTGACGCCGTGCGCGAGATGCCGATGGCGGAGTTCTTGGTGCCGATGCCATACTTCACCGAGGCGCGCTTCGGGATGTGGGACGCGATCCTCAAGGAGCCCGCGCCGCCCAAGGACCTTCCGTTCACAACCGCGATGTGGCATTACGCGCGCGGACTTGCGTTCAGCGCCCGCCACGAGTTCGACAAGGCGGCGCAGGAGCAGAAGGAACTGGACGCCGCAGTCGCCGCGCTGCCCCCGGAGCGCCCCATCGGAACAAGCAACCGGGCCAAGGCCGTGGCGCAGGTTGCAACCGCCGCGCTCGAAGGCGAAATCGCCATCGCGAAGGGGAATCCTGCGGAGGCGATTGCGCAGCTGACCGACGCAGTACGGCGCCAGGACGCGCTCATCTACGAGGAGCCGCCGATCTGGTATTACCCGGTGCGCGAATCGCTGGGCGCGGAGCTGATGGCGGTTGGGCGGACGCAGGAGGCGGAAACGGTCTATCGCGAGGACCTGAGAATCAATCCCGGTAATCCGCGCTCGCTGTGGGGGCTCGAGCGATGCCTGCGC